Genomic segment of Populus nigra chromosome 6, ddPopNigr1.1, whole genome shotgun sequence:
AAGTAGATTAAATTGGTAAATTATATTTGCTAAGATACGATTTGTACTAATTATTACATCTTGATGGATGGAAGTGGTTAAAAGACTTCAGGAAATGTGCGACGATGATCACCTGATCAGGAaccaaaggaaagaaaaaatacagcCCCTACAACCTTCATGTTATGTGCcagagaaattaaaacaaacaaacactgGGATTAAAATGtttgagaataatataaattaacctcgtctaataatttaagtgttaaatttttgagttgaaatggttctttgatatgatattagagtcttgatgaccaagtagtcacgagtttaaatcttactatcctcatttatttgataaaaataataattaagcatATGATATTGTGAGTTTgtgtaagtttcaagctcaaaaagCTTTTACTTTTACTTGAGgagtgtgttaaaaaataatataaatcatatattaagattttatttaatatttaaattttgaattgaattaattttttacattaaaaaaattacaaaggaaaacaaaagagagaacaGTTGTAGGACCCGGAAAGAGAAGAAATGGTCCGTAAAACCAACCAGCTCATTTAACAGACATGATTAGCCAGCCCAAACCCAATTGAATGGAGACAATACTGAGCTCATGAGACAGGGAAAAGGGCAAGATAAATATGGGTCATGAAGTAAAGACAGTGGAGTCTGTCTTTGGAGTTTCCCTTTTGTCTCGTCGGCTCTGTCTCTCGCTCACtgtaaaacaaacaaacattatATCTGATGACGCACCAGCCAGCCATTGATCTTTTCAATATCTTCTGTTTTCATCAGAGAGTAGTATACTCTTGGGAGGGGGACTGCACGCCCCACAGAACAGAACTCAGCAAAAGACGAGCCCCGCTACTGGACCACTTATGCATGGTCCCACACAAAATCTGACACGTGTACCAGCTCTCTTTTGTTTTCGTTTTATTTCTTCCTTGAGTTAAGGCTGATAAGCCTGGTATTCACTGTCATAACCTTCACGGGCagaatattttgtaaaaatctattgaaatgaattttttaatagtggtattttttctatatttttttattttaaatattagtatattaaaaaatattatcaatttagtttttttttttaatttaaaaaaaaaaaactctttaaaacaTAACTAGAAACACCTTCTTAGAGGTGATGTCACTCTAGTCAATTAAAATGCTCACttcctttgtgttttttttttttagtaaaattcgTTTCGATTAACGTTGATATTTTGATATACGGCAATTAAATTAGTAAACTGAActcaggggaaaaaaaaaattttgaagttTGAAGTCCGAAAAGTCTTGTTATGCatgatagaaaataatataaattatattcttaaatcttatctaaaaatttaaatttttgagttgagatggttctATAGCATGGTATCAGAACTTTGATGACCAAGCGATAACGAGTTTAAAttacactatttttatttatttgataaaaatcaagcatgagATAATATAGGTATGTGAAAGTTTCAAGTTCAAGAGATTTTTACTTAAGAgagtgtgttaaaaaataatataaatcatatcataatACTTCACttaacagcttaaactattgaGTTTAACCGTAtgattcatttaaatttataatgccaacatgttttttagttaggaaaatgaaaatgaagaaaataaaacacaaatctcgaaaaaaaaatcttgtttgtGACGAGGGAAAGTGACCGGAAGGAAAGTTTGCTTAGTGTGGAAAACATATGGATGTGTCTACGTGTAgaaaattttctagttttttgaaaaaataatttcaagatatttttttaaaaatatatgtttagctAAAAACAAGAATTACTTTTTGGAGActcgtattttttttaattttccaatcctattaaaaaattaaatatttatgtatatgtataaaatatttataaaataagggCCATGTATGGTTCACCTGATTTTTatgttcatttcttttattatttttaagataatctaaataatttttttgttttattctattttaaaaaatatgaactaaTAAATacgtttttcattttttcatggaGAAATATctttatgataaataaaaaaagttagagatggaaactaaaaaactatttgCTGAAGCAAACACaacttataaatttaaaattttgttttttattttttttatagtctcaAGTTCGAACCTTGTAGTTATTAATATGATGATTattggaggtttacatggtcgttaacttcaggacccgagGGATTAGTAGAGTTActcgtaagctggcccggacacccacgttaataaaaaaaattatatctttcaaaaaacattttttttatctcaaattatAGACTCGTGAtagtaattttattcttcaacaagttttcctccaattttttttattgtttcagaTAGAAAAGGTTGATTTTATTCTTCGACAATCTTGACAAGTGATAAATATAAAACCTGGATTTTAATTCAGTTCATTCCTTCATCTTCTTATTTCCTCCTTCATTCTAAAAAATGGTATGAAATTGCAGAATACCCTTCAGGATATGGAAAAAATTACCCGAAAAAGAACCACGTGATATATCATCAGCTGAGCTATAACAGGTCATATATAGCcgtttcattattattattattattattagtttaacgtgggtgttcatACTACTTGTGTGCAAGtgtcttaaaattaatgatcatgtaagtctctagtgaccatcatatgagcaaccacatggctcaAACTTGAAACCACAGAGAAAATAAACCTTTTAATTCCAATCTCTTATCACTGGAATACTATCTCAATGGTTTTGATTCATTATTTGGTATATCTAGTTCTGCAGCTGCAAGTTTCTCGTCCTCATTAAGCTAAATGAATAGTGCATGCCATCAATATTCTGATTTCGTACACACAGAACTGCCCAAGCACTGGTAAAATTCCTGTTGAAGTATTGCAATAATTTGTACTGTATACATACATGCAGGCTCCTCTCCTGAGAAAATAGGtagaatatttaagttaatGGTGGGACTTAATTATGATCAATAAGCTGTTCTAACCATAGTGTTTGGGATTCATGTATACATTAAACAAAACTGTTGCTAGTGCAATTTGTCTGCTGATCACCGGAAAGTTGGCTCGATAAAGGGTGGAGAGACTGCCTACATTATATATATGATCTGCTAAAGAAAATGAAGAGTGTCATATAACCACATACATGGGTGGCAACGCagcagagaaaaagaaaagaaaagaaaagaagagcatATATGTCCTTAATATATCTGAAGTGGCCGTGAATTGATTCCTTTTGTCGGCGAAAGCAAACCTTTAATTCAGCTCTGCTGCTACACAAACACAGCACATTCACAGCCACGGCCATGGAGAGTATTAATAACATAAACAGTAGTAAAAACAGCCTATAAAACAAGAagttgttttcttgcatttatCGGTCCCATCCCATCAGTTCAGTCCAATCAAAGTTCTTAAAATGATAGCGATGCGCTTGTTGCTTTCCATTATACCGCACTGTTAATGACCCGATGGGTTAAATCATCCCAGAACCCACCGTTGCCCAATGCATGAAATAAGCGCTGTTGGCATCAGCTGTTTGGTGATGGTTACGAGTGAATTCATCTCCTCCGTGCTGTCCAATCCCAGAGTTGCTTCTTTTCACGATGAGGCATCTTTTCTCCCACTGGCCTCCATCCTAACAAACAAACCCTGTTTCAGGTGGGAATCAATCTAATGACCAGTTTGCCAGTCACATGCcagcaagggaaaaaaaactcagatgactcttatcttctttttttattcggagttttttcaataaaaatatgaaaaatatttgttcaGAGTGATAAAAACACTTCAAGATTACAACTATTTTTCACTAAGaatcaaaaccataatttataatagtcattttaatattttatatttgtgataattttattgtggaatattaattttgtttcattaaaattaaaaattacatgaaGAAGTCATATTGTtaactaaaaacatatttatactatatatatatttgtaataaaaattaaaattatgaaactaacTAACTAAATATGAACATGTAGAAAAtatagaattttaaatttttacatcaCAAACTAAAAGTGCTTGTATATAATATTTCgttttaaaaatgatgaaaaattgtaaaaaaaaaacaaagaatttttaaaatatgtttcttAAACTcggtataaattttaaaaattaaaaaggtagtttttcaattttctaaataaaaaaaattgtattcgAGCATAacacttcaatttatttttttcctttaactctagttcttcaaaaagaaaaaagagtgcCAGTGTGTTTCTGAacaatataaatagaaatatatgttttcacttttttcctctttttagcACACCTAAGATGCCACCCCCCATCTAAAAGGGTAGTTTTACTTTTACCTGTTAGCTAGTAGTAGGATAAAGGTTCTGACTCCTGAGTTTAACAATACAGATGGGCTTAATTTTGCTGCCTGTGCCTCTGCCTGTGCCTGTGCCTGCAATAAAAAGCAATGGATATCAGGTCCCTTGTAATTCTGTACAAAATTTGTATTGCCCGGCTATTCTACGTGTGAACCTCAAATGTCCACAAAACTCACACTGCTAGCCCATAGGCCATAGGCCATCACGAGGTTGCTGCGGTATGGGAGGTGGTGGTAGCAGATGATCTTTGCTCAGGGGTGCTAGCAAGCTTACGAGTCGCTGTTATGGTACATTTGCTTTGCGAAGAATGTTTTtccatcaaaaatatttttctaagattgattaatttttttttagtttgaatgtattaaaaaataataattgataataacatgaaaaaattatattgttagtAGAAATAATAATGGTGGTAGTGtagtgatgatggtggtgatggtCCAATAATTGAATAAGTATAAAAAGATAATTGTTATAACAGTAATAATtatagtgataataatagtaaatgATATACTGATTATTGTTGTgataatatcaatattaaaataataatggtaatagtaaaaataatgatgaattgATGGTAGTTAAACAATGATAGCTAGTGATGGTGGTTAAATTATGATGTTGGTGGATATTATGaattgataattataaaaattatgaaaattaaaatatttttaaattgacagTATTTAGAAGTTGATTGAATTTTACTTTTGACttgtttttcaatgtttgtttcacaatgaaaaatggttgaaaaccaGGTGTCTAACTTTTGTCCTGAACATTTTTTCCACAGACCATTTTAAAAGATTCAGCTCCTGCCCACATGGTTCTGTGACTCCTGGGTATTCCGTCATTGCCACATGGCTTTTACAGCATTCCTGCCGGTAAATAAACGTTAGCGGTTAAAACGGTTAAAAGTAAAATCAGCAACACTACAGAAGGGACAACTTGCAGAAGTGAAAAATAACAGGGAAGCGACTAGGTCAAACTTATCCTCTAGATCCCTGAATAagaatcttttgtttttcactttCTCGGACATCACTTTCCATCAAAGTTTCCCCGTGTTAATTATGAAAGATGGGAAAGTCGTAGCAGTACACTTTTAtctcttaaatattaaaaaagacgCTCTGGTAATGATTATCTGCTGGCAATTGGAGTAACTCCCGAATCCCCTCACAAACCTGCATGCAACCAATGATATAGTTCTCAAACCCCAAAAAACTATCAAGAAATGCTAGAAAACATATCATCACGTGCTTTCAGCATGGGCATGTATGGTTCAAACTCACACCCAAGAAAAGCCCTCGGTTCACAAGTCATTTCAGTTGTATAGTTAATGTAATGTTTATGCCCCCACCTTGGTTCACGAGTCATCAAAGGACAGCAACCTGTCTACTTAAGAAAGACGAAAAAGGACACTTTAGGTCTCGGTATTCTTTTTAGGTCTCGGTATTCTTTTTCTCAGCATCTGGATTTGAACTTTATTGTGCACGCTTGTCACTCCTCACGATGTCTTACATGTTTATTAGGTTTGCAGGATGTTCAGTGAGCCGTGAAATTAGTCGTGATACGTGCAAACTGACCCGAACAgctatgtaaataaataaataaaaaaagatgaaaaaggaaCCTACTGAAAGCAGTTCCTAGGAGCATTGAgatgttttaaaagaaagtggagtgacttttttattttcttaaacaaCAAGGTGATTGAAGGCAActgagatttatataattattaattttaaaataaataaaattaattgagttacGAGCAAATTAGCTCTAACAcccatattaatttaaaaaaattaaatcatcacTCGAGAATACTAACCAACTTGATCCTGGCTTTAATTGTTGCGATTAAAGCAAGTGTACTCCTCTATTTGTCTGCAGAATGTAATTCAGGGAATCGTTGAGGTTTGGATAGAACACACTTTTCTTACAGAGAATGAATACAGAACACCCTAAATATTCCCGCTACTTGAAAATGGCTAAAGTGATGATATAGCCACGCACAATGGCAAGAGTGATGATACAGAGAGACACAGATGCACCAACAAGGAAGTGAAGGGAAGATGCAAAAGCAGATGTATTATGCAAAAGCTTTTAAGATCTTATAGTCTCATTCCATTATTGAACTTGCATAATTAGATCACAATGAAACAGAGCCCTATTCCAGCATCCCCGCCCAAGGGTTCATCAGGATTAATGCCAATAAGTTGTAACCGTGGCCAAGCAAAATGTTCAAAGAGAAGAATAATCTGGCAAGCACCACCAACTTCTGCCTCGGAGGCACTTTGAGGTCCCAATATATGCTATTAACACGGGATTTAATCCATGTCATCTCTTAGTTATCGTAATGGAATCCAGAGGACTTGTACAacaagcttttctttttttatggtagTCCTATGGACTAAATATGTAATGACAAATGAGGTTCGTCATAAAAAGAACTAATTCTAGATAGCTCATGGTGATAATAACCAGcaaggatttcttttttctcaaccCTAACATCAGCAAGTTGTCTTGTTATTTAGGGGTGTTTGttttacttaaaatatttttacatccATGACATGTTTAACATATTTTTCGAAGTTTGGTAAGTAATGACATGAAATATTTGATGGTAATGGATTCTTGGCAGAAAgatgggtggtggtggtggtgggaggCCATTGATAGGGTGGCGAGTGGCTGGGTGTGGGTGTgggggtggggtggggtggcttttaaaatatttggatgATGGTGTAAGTAAGAAATCATGAGTTGCGTATTATCCATGAAATATTTTCCAGAATTTTATGagctaaaataattttctaagttCCTAGGTCCACTTTAAAATATTGTACATTTGaccatttttctataaaatattttatgcaaaaacaaatgGCCCCTAAGTTTCTATCTTTGCAACCTGTTTCTAGGggaataaaactttaaacagaGCTTTGATTAACCAAAGAGAAAGTGCATACCTTGCCAGGTAAACTCCACATGGAATCCAAGTCCAACATCCACAAATATGCGGTGGGTATCTGGCCTGATATGTAAATAATACATGGAGTTCAGAGAAGGAATATATCGATACAGCTACTGAAAGGTGTACTAGAGTACTCAAGGCAGCAAGCACTTACACATCAGCTTGCATGTACAATACGGAGCCAAGGTTGACCATCGTACGCTGTTCTTCTCTAAGTTCTCTATGTTCCTTCGCTAATCTGAGCTAGAAGTAAAGAGTCAAGCAGATAACGGGACTATCTGGGATCAGTAATTGAGTTGCGAAATTCAATTGAAAGACACTCGATGCCCAATGGCTCCTTTCAATGCACAAGGAAATTTTGGTTATAAGAAATTGGGTACTGACTGCCCACTATTTAATCTCCAAAGAAccatgaataaaaagaaaaggatacaaCATCTTTTGTTGCTCAAAAACCTTGTCCCTGCAAAATAAGAGCATGAAAAACACTCAATAAGCATTCAACATAGCATAAATCATAAATCTCTTTCTACTTGTCAACTTTCGATCCAGCAAATTAAAGAAGCAACGTCCTAAGAGTTTGATGTTAGatagaatcaatttttttaagagttctTTTCGCATAGAACAGTCGTAAGCTTAAACAGGAATCTACTTGTCAAATTAAAGAATTCTTTTCGCATTCTTTCTCACTTAAACAGTCGTAAGCTTTGAGATTTTAATAGCAGTAGCAGAACCTATGTCTGATATTACAAAGCAACTAGACAAgccaaaacttttaaaataatttgttatcaTTTTGGTTCACGGTTGCTAAAATGGTACAAAGAGGCAATTGgtagtaataattaaaaaaaaaacatatgtacCGTTCAGCAATAGCGCGAACAAGCTGTGGTTTCAAATGGCCATAAAAAAATTCCTCAACTTCATGAACTTTTTCCTGTGTGTTGCTATCCATCATTATCCCTGTTACAAAATAGAGCTAAACTTATTAAATGACCTCCTAAAGAAGTCACTCTTCTTATATAAACTtgcacataaaatataaaagttgacGCAAACTAGCAGCATCTTTTACAATTCCAGTCAAAAAGAGGACATTGGTATTAATTTGACTAGCAAAAAAAACTCACATATTTCATTTAGACATTTTGTCGAACAGTTTAACCGCGTTATCAACTTCAAGCACCCAtgttactataaaaaaacaataagtagaagaaggagagagggagagggagggagggagggagggagagggagaatTATGTGAAAGAGTGGGCTGTTAGTGATTAACATTACTATCAAATAGAAAATAGTTGATCAATCAGTTAGGTGCCAAGCCAAAAGGCGGAGAACATAAGAAATATGTGTTTTAAAAAGCACGGCAgcgaaagtaaaaaataaaattactcactttaatatttttttaaaagaatttatataaatatattaaaacaatttaaaaataaaaagaatattttcttaaaaaataaaaggacgcCCTTGACAATACCAAACAGGACCTTGTACATGTGGCATTAAGAGTGCATCCAGGTAAGAGTTTGATATTTCGAGCCGGGTTGCTGTTACacccaaaatttttatttatttacccgAATCACTTCCGACCTAACGGGTTTTTATTCTGTTTAACgagaaaattaatgattaattttaaacatcCTTGCCGATTATCAACCACATCAATTAGCGTgcaaattgttttatatatatatcgggTAATTCCCGAAATATTCTAAGAAATTCTAGTTCTTTTTTTAGGAGGTTGTTTAATGGTGAGTTTAAAttctttgtttattaaaatttaaatttttttattttaaattgattttttaatattttttactgttttaatgtgctaaagttaaaaataaatttaaaaaataaaaaatctattttaatattttttaaaataaaaaatataaaaaaacaactattattataattaccAGTGTCCTGCTTATCCCTAACCACAGCTGCGACAGGAAAGCAGAgattataaagttttttcaaTCCAATCCAAGTACAGCACCTGTGTGCAACTGATATGCAAACCTGAAATAAGGATACCTGCTGCTGCTGGCTTGggaagttattattattagggtttcctttccttctttgtTTTGACAAAAGGCATCCCCTGTTTGTCAAGTGAAGGGTAGCCAGTCCAGCCAAAAATGAACGACACGCCATGATTAAGAGCAATGAATGACATGTCTTCCGCTGGTCGTGCCCGGTTTCAAGTGAAGGgtagctgattttttttaaggctaatctactttctttcttcttttttccttgcttCGCGCCTTTTTTGCCACGTGGAAAATGGCCATTTATTTGCCTTTAATATAATGACATGATACCATTTTTTAGGAGCATTGACGCTAATAACTCTGTCTCGTGTCATCACTCCCGCTGAGAGTGAGGGcgaccttttttcttctttttttccttcgcCGCTCTGTTTTCGTTTATATAAAGGGAGTAtgctaatcaatttttttatgttgctgCAGAGATGCCATTTTGCTGTTTTCCATTCTGCTGCGGTATAAATtgtgattttattcttttttcttttttcttaaatcattttatttgtcTTCCTTTCCTAAGTTTCACTCTGCTTCATCTTCATATTTTGCAGGAAAGAAAAGCAAATCAAGACATCAGAAAACTGTTCATCCAATTTACTCGACCCATCCGGTGGATCCTGGAACGAAGAACACGCATGTTGAGAGGGGATATGGAGTCGAAGGAGGTCAAATACCAGAGCCAATAATCCCTTCCCTCCCAGTAAACTCCCAAGCAGATAAAAACATTGGATGTACGAATGGACGATGGCTGTGCCCTGCCAGACTTCCATATCACTAGAAGCATGGCAGGCAACTCTAAGAATGACAAAGGTGTTCAATAAACACATGAATTAAAGCACCATGCACTGTCTGATCCAGGACCTTCTAGCATTAACGTGAATTCTCAAGAACTTCAACAAACTATCAGGCAACAAGGAGAAGCATCAACCTATCTTCAACAAGAACAAATCAATCTTGAGGGTATGGCTTATAACATTTAAGATCAAAGTTTGCTACCAGCTAAATTGTATACTTTCCTTGCTTTTGGTATATAGACCATCTAGATGCAAGAAATCAACTTGTTTCACTTATTCGTTAGTTTTCAGGGAAGAAAAATCCAGGAAAGGTGAATGAATGCCCAAAGCATCGGCATCCAAAGTGACCCTGAAGGGTCAAGCACTGAAATACCTGTGAAGTTGTGCAACAATAACAGTGAAATTCCAGGAAGTAAAGACTTGTTTCTTAGAGTTGACACAACAACAAATCATCTAAAGGGCATAAGAATTTGGGACGGTGACACTCAAGTGGACTTCCTTATTGTTGAGAGCGAGGATCAAGGAGTTAAAGAACCAAATGTTCAGCAAAAGCCCCATGCTGGACGAGCAACAGCAGCTTATGTTCAACAAGAACAAAATAGCTTTGATACTTATAATGATGTTATGGTGAATGATATTCGAGAAGAAATGGGACCTATTGAATTCAATCATCTTGCTTCTAGCTGGATGAAATTTCGGTGATGTTCACAGCATAAAGAGCAATTCTCAGAGTTCTGGTGAATGAGGCACTGAAactaaatgaataataaatgaatCCCATAATACGTAGAATGGCTTTCAAATTGAAGATGTGTTTCTTACAAGCAAATAAACTTAGAGATTTTCTGTTTAAAAGATGTTTTGCTTTCAAACATGCATCTCAAGATGATAAGACATTccattattataaaagaaaacctAAGAAGTATACTTCGAAATCCTTCCCCTGAGTTTTCCAGCAACCAACAAGAGTAACAACAGCTACAAAAGGACTTGAAAGTGAAAGAATCAGGAATCGGAATTATTATATCACTAACTGCCCATATCAATGCTACAATGCTTAGagaatatatatgaaattatacACTTCCTCAACAACTTGGCTACAtatcaaaatttcaagaaatcaaaattaattctgaGCAAAATAATATCCAGTGACTTGACTGTACCCCAAACCGACACAGGTGAATAATCATATTTCATTTGGTCCATCAGGCACTTCCAACATTTCAAACTTATGCACAATGTCCTTGTGAGGAAAAGAATCCATATAACTGGCAAACTCCATCCAATACAATGAACTGATTAATTTATAGAACTCAAAATATCCAGTCTAATTCACGTTCCATAACAGGTAGTAAATCTTTTGATGAAACATTAACAGTTTGATAAGTGAAATTGAAtacttaaaaacaaatttgaccATCCATGAATGAAAACACCATAggcaaaggataaaaattaactcaaaaaagaaaagaagaagttaaTAGGAAATGAATTTCCACCACATGTAAACAAAAGGTTGCTATCATTTTCAAAGGTTCTCCAAGGATTATATCTTTATACAACGATACTGTACCCATCAAACTTCACATGCCTGTTCTGATTTTGTTTCATCTCCTGCAGAATACTAAAAATGTGATATATTGCATTCCAGTGACATTTGTAAAGAAAACTAGATAATCATCTGAGGTAAGCACCAGCCTTAAATCTTTGCATGCTAATGGCTAGTGAAAAGTTCCCATGAGAGTTCTTTAGAAGTAGTGAGAAAATGAGAATAGCAACGTAACCATAATTTTCTCACACAAGTCCTGCCTTCATTAACTGGAGAAAACTCTACAATGGTAATCATTTCACATGATCACATCATGGAGTACCCACAGATTCAGCAGAAACAGTGACTGTCTCTAAAATTGACTGGCATTCACCATCCGAGGTTTCCATACTATAAGATCTGCAACTATAGTAGAAAACTGCACtcatcatcaaatcaataaGCACCACAAATGAATGCATAACAACTAAAAGAGGACCTTCCCAAATCCTGGAAGACCCATCTCCATAACTCAATGTCTTCACCCTATGCTCAAACAAACCTTCTATCATTGCCATCCCAATTGTTGATCCAAGAAATATCAGAAGACCCACCTGAGTCTGTCCCCTAATTAAAACACTGGACCGGAGCAGTGCCTGCGGCCCTGAAACATCTTCCAACAT
This window contains:
- the LOC133696992 gene encoding uncharacterized protein LOC133696992 isoform X1, whose translation is MMDSNTQEKVHEVEEFFYGHLKPQLVRAIAERDKVFEQQKMLLAKEHRELREEQRTMVNLGSVLYMQADVPDTHRIFVDVGLGFHVEFTWQGL
- the LOC133696992 gene encoding uncharacterized protein LOC133696992 isoform X2 gives rise to the protein MMDSNTQEKVHEVEEFFYGHLKPQLVRAIAERDKVFEQQKMLLAKEHRELREEQRTMVNLGSVLYMQADVPDTHRIFVDVGLGFHVEFTWQDK